A window from Prochlorococcus marinus CUG1435 encodes these proteins:
- a CDS encoding AIR synthase encodes MSLVRTLDRPFIIFLMTEIVNLSISQSAASELSRQASFGGSPGEMSIDLVKDKNCSEGWMHIKLRPGTCNGSPISRTEGVTLYADVKKFNLLKDLKLDYYGDLSGGGFLISTPKNAIRCSCGSGFKLL; translated from the coding sequence ATGTCCCTGGTTCGAACCCTGGATCGCCCATTTATTATTTTTCTAATGACTGAGATCGTCAATCTTTCAATCAGTCAAAGTGCTGCTTCAGAACTATCTAGGCAAGCTTCTTTTGGAGGTTCTCCTGGAGAAATGTCGATTGATTTAGTAAAGGATAAAAATTGTTCTGAAGGATGGATGCATATTAAATTAAGGCCAGGTACATGTAATGGATCCCCTATTTCAAGAACTGAAGGAGTAACTTTATACGCGGATGTAAAAAAGTTTAATTTACTGAAAGATTTAAAATTAGATTATTACGGTGATTTGAGCGGTGGTGGATTTCTTATTTCAACACCAAAAAATGCAATACGTTGTTCTTGTGGTTCTGGTTTCAAACTTTTGTAG
- the mazG gene encoding nucleoside triphosphate pyrophosphohydrolase — protein sequence MSSNNRYKLENNSDLETINSFKILISNIKALKDKTWGCPWQKIQSHLSLIPFLYEESNEFIEAIYENNADNLCEELGDLLLQVMLHAEIGYEEKEFTLNDVIKNLNKKIIYRHPYIFNKKEKVSLKKSQQIWVNIKNLEKEAPHMKSSISRNLNLKIKNLPPTVGTDKITNIVKEHGFKWESTDQIFKKLEEEINELKEAIKSKNDSEIKNEFGDIYFTLLNLSNFLKINPESALQKTNIKFLDRFSIIEEHAGDNIKKQTPKDFQRLWQIAKQKLARKIPKSK from the coding sequence ATGTCCTCAAACAATAGATATAAATTGGAAAACAATTCCGATTTAGAGACTATAAATAGTTTTAAAATCTTAATATCTAATATCAAAGCATTAAAAGATAAAACTTGGGGCTGCCCATGGCAGAAAATACAGTCTCATTTATCGTTGATCCCATTTTTATATGAAGAAAGTAATGAATTTATAGAGGCGATATATGAAAACAATGCAGATAACTTATGTGAGGAGTTAGGAGATCTTTTATTACAAGTAATGCTTCATGCTGAAATCGGTTACGAAGAAAAAGAATTTACACTAAATGATGTTATAAAAAATCTAAACAAGAAAATTATTTATAGACATCCATATATTTTTAACAAAAAAGAAAAAGTATCATTAAAAAAATCACAACAGATTTGGGTAAATATAAAAAATTTAGAAAAAGAAGCACCTCATATGAAATCTTCAATTAGTAGAAATTTAAATTTGAAAATTAAAAATTTACCGCCAACGGTTGGAACAGATAAAATCACAAATATCGTTAAAGAACATGGTTTCAAGTGGGAAAGTACTGATCAGATTTTTAAAAAGTTAGAAGAAGAAATTAATGAATTAAAGGAAGCAATTAAAAGTAAAAATGATTCAGAGATAAAAAATGAATTTGGGGATATTTACTTTACCCTTCTTAATCTCTCAAACTTTTTAAAGATTAATCCTGAATCAGCTCTTCAAAAAACTAATATAAAATTTTTAGACAGATTTTCAATCATCGAAGAGCATGCAGGAGATAATATTAAAAAACAAACTCCTAAAGACTTTCAACGGCTTTGGCAAATAGCCAAACAAAAACTGGCGAGAAAAATTCCTAAAAGCAAATGA
- the speE gene encoding polyamine aminopropyltransferase has protein sequence MTNTKTWIDEYHKGSRFGLNGKILIKKTSKYQEIIVIENEYYGKALMLDGCWMTSLKDEKYYHECLVHPALSSIDEKSNVLIIGGGDGGTVRECIKYSQISKIDLVEIDEEVIKISKKFLKEIGGEGWNDKRLEIHVDDGVKWVKKTRDNFYDVIFIDCSDPSEFSNLLFSDSFYKECKRILSPVGILATQSESPESFKKIHINILKTLKNIFKVSETMYSFVPIYPSGIWSWTFASSEDLNLSKQNYDEVVKIEKGCEIWNLNFQNAAFKMMPNKIVKELNS, from the coding sequence ATGACAAATACTAAAACATGGATAGATGAATATCATAAAGGCTCAAGATTCGGCCTAAATGGAAAAATCCTAATTAAAAAAACCTCAAAATATCAAGAAATTATTGTTATTGAAAATGAATATTATGGTAAAGCTTTAATGTTAGATGGTTGCTGGATGACATCATTAAAAGACGAGAAATATTATCATGAGTGTCTTGTGCATCCTGCTTTAAGTAGCATTGACGAAAAATCTAATGTACTAATTATTGGCGGTGGTGACGGTGGTACTGTAAGAGAATGCATTAAATATTCTCAAATATCAAAAATTGATCTAGTAGAAATTGATGAGGAGGTAATCAAAATATCAAAAAAATTTCTAAAAGAAATTGGAGGCGAAGGATGGAATGACAAAAGATTAGAAATACATGTTGATGATGGCGTTAAATGGGTAAAAAAAACAAGAGATAATTTTTACGACGTTATATTTATAGATTGTTCAGATCCCTCAGAATTTTCAAATTTATTATTTTCAGATTCTTTTTATAAAGAATGTAAAAGAATACTTTCACCAGTTGGGATATTAGCAACGCAAAGCGAATCTCCTGAATCCTTCAAAAAGATTCACATAAATATTTTGAAAACCCTAAAAAATATATTTAAAGTTTCTGAAACTATGTATTCCTTTGTGCCTATATATCCAAGCGGGATTTGGAGTTGGACATTTGCTTCTTCAGAAGATCTAAATTTATCAAAGCAAAATTATGATGAAGTCGTAAAAATAGAAAAAGGATGTGAAATTTGGAATTTAAATTTTCAAAATGCAGCATTCAAAATGATGCCAAATAAAATTGTAAAAGAACTAAATTCATAA
- the speB gene encoding agmatinase, giving the protein MTKNLFDNENAIYMGAKRSPENCSIGIFGVNYDGTCSFKPGARFGPEAIRQVSTCLETYCPKIKKDLEDIMYVDFGSIQINKNDSKSVIESVKSATNYLISKRLSPIMLGGEHSITRGAIEALVKKYPDLILVQLDAHADLRESYIGNEHSHACTMKRCLEVLPEKKILQVGIRSGTKEEFEIMHHNNQLVHFCPGENADDLKQALLPYAKSPIYLTIDLDWFDPSLLAGTGTPEPGGFFWNDFEEILKTLKGLRIVASDIVELSPEIDKSGVSSVVAAKVLRSLILSLENMQ; this is encoded by the coding sequence ATGACAAAAAATTTATTTGATAACGAAAATGCAATTTATATGGGAGCAAAAAGAAGTCCTGAGAATTGCTCAATTGGAATATTTGGAGTTAATTATGACGGGACATGTTCGTTTAAACCAGGAGCAAGATTTGGTCCAGAAGCAATTAGACAAGTTAGTACTTGTTTAGAAACGTATTGTCCAAAAATAAAAAAAGACTTAGAGGATATTATGTATGTTGATTTTGGATCAATACAAATTAATAAAAATGACTCAAAGTCCGTTATTGAATCGGTTAAATCAGCAACAAATTATTTAATTAGTAAACGCCTAAGTCCTATTATGCTTGGCGGCGAACACTCTATTACAAGAGGTGCTATTGAAGCATTAGTAAAAAAATATCCAGATTTGATATTGGTTCAACTTGATGCTCATGCAGATTTAAGAGAATCATATATAGGAAATGAACATAGTCATGCTTGTACTATGAAAAGATGCTTAGAAGTGCTACCTGAAAAGAAAATTTTGCAAGTAGGAATTAGAAGTGGGACCAAGGAAGAATTTGAAATTATGCATCACAACAACCAATTAGTTCACTTTTGTCCAGGCGAAAATGCAGATGATTTAAAACAAGCTCTTCTACCATACGCTAAGTCTCCAATCTATTTAACAATAGATTTAGATTGGTTTGATCCCAGTTTATTAGCAGGGACGGGCACTCCAGAACCGGGAGGATTTTTTTGGAATGATTTTGAAGAAATACTGAAAACTTTAAAAGGCCTTAGAATTGTAGCTTCAGATATTGTTGAATTATCTCCAGAAATTGATAAAAGCGGAGTAAGTAGCGTAGTGGCAGCCAAAGTACTTAGAAGCTTAATTTTGTCATTAGAAAATATGCAATAA
- the gcvT gene encoding glycine cleavage system aminomethyltransferase GcvT produces the protein MDLLKSPLYSKYVESNAKLVDFAGWEMPISFSGLIKEHESVRSSAGLFDISHMGVISVRGINPKDYIQKFFPTNLYSFSKGQGLYTVMLNDKGGIIDDLIIYDLGIQENDISELLLIVNASRYEEDFQWIKNNLNKYEISITNFKKDKVLLALQGKNSFDLFEEWLESSISHIPNFGCEYKIFEHISPKEKIFFSKTGYTGENGLEILLSKKAATNLWDFSISKNVAPCGLGARDTLRLEAGMHLYGQDINEETSPYEAGLGWLVHLENNHEFFGRRFLEEQSRLGIQKKLVGLYIEGKAIGRKGCIVFKGEENIGTITSGSWSPTKQQAIAFAYINTAHASINNEVQILIRGKKFKGVITKRAFYKKNY, from the coding sequence ATGGATTTGCTAAAAAGTCCTCTTTATTCAAAATATGTTGAATCCAATGCAAAATTAGTGGATTTTGCAGGTTGGGAAATGCCCATATCATTTTCAGGATTAATTAAAGAGCATGAATCAGTTAGATCTTCAGCAGGATTATTTGATATTTCTCACATGGGTGTGATATCTGTTAGGGGAATCAATCCAAAGGATTATATTCAAAAATTTTTTCCTACTAATTTATACTCCTTTTCTAAAGGGCAGGGGCTTTATACAGTAATGCTCAATGATAAAGGAGGAATAATTGATGACTTAATAATTTATGACCTTGGTATACAAGAAAATGACATATCAGAATTATTGTTAATAGTTAATGCAAGTAGATATGAAGAAGATTTTCAGTGGATAAAGAATAATTTAAATAAATATGAAATTTCAATAACAAACTTTAAAAAAGACAAAGTACTTTTAGCACTACAGGGCAAAAACTCATTCGATTTATTTGAAGAATGGCTTGAATCTTCGATCTCACATATCCCTAACTTTGGATGCGAATATAAAATTTTTGAACATATTTCGCCTAAAGAAAAAATTTTCTTTTCAAAGACAGGATATACAGGAGAAAATGGTCTAGAAATACTTTTATCTAAAAAAGCAGCAACTAATTTATGGGATTTCTCAATTTCCAAAAATGTTGCACCTTGTGGTTTAGGAGCTAGAGATACTCTTAGACTTGAAGCAGGCATGCATCTTTATGGTCAAGACATAAATGAAGAAACTTCTCCATATGAAGCAGGGTTAGGTTGGCTAGTACATCTAGAAAATAATCACGAATTCTTCGGAAGAAGATTTCTTGAAGAGCAGTCAAGATTAGGTATTCAAAAAAAGTTAGTTGGTCTCTATATAGAAGGTAAAGCAATAGGAAGAAAAGGTTGCATAGTTTTTAAAGGTGAAGAAAATATTGGAACTATCACAAGCGGCAGTTGGTCTCCAACTAAACAACAAGCTATAGCTTTTGCATACATCAATACTGCGCATGCCTCAATAAATAATGAAGTGCAAATATTAATAAGAGGCAAAAAATTCAAAGGGGTTATAACAAAAAGAGCGTTTTATAAAAAAAATTATTAA
- the aspS gene encoding aspartate--tRNA ligase, giving the protein MRNKICKELNNTDIGKLVNLCGWVDRRRDHGGVIFIDLRDHSGFLQITINPDDGADLFNQAETLRNETVIMVSGIINERPKDSINTNLSTGELELKVKDLQILNQIKKNLPFPVSIHDYENTKEELRLKYRYLDLRRGKLLENLKTRHKIIKVAREFLDNFGFTEVETPLLTKSTPEGARDFLVPARLSNGEFFALPQSPQLFKQLLMVGGLDKYYQIAKCFRDEDLRADRQPEFTQLDIEMSFISEEEIISFNESLIKKIWKEVLNINFNNAFPRMSWQAAMDNYGTDRPDTRYQMLLKDLGGVLGDIGFNIFTKAIKSGGSIKSITVKGGNSSISNVRIKPGGDIFQVAQDAGAGGLAFIRVKGDELETIGAIKNNLSEAHTADILKITEAKDGDLILLGAGDKQIVNQSLDRVRQYIAKDLNLIDKSKWNFLWVTDFPMFERNEEENRYEALHHPFCSPKNIKSKDSENLKKEIESSTANAYDLVLNGLELGGGSLRIHEANLQREVLKTVGLTDKEIDEKFGFLIEALEMGAPPHGGIAFGLDRITMLIIGADSIRETIAFPKNQQAKCLLTNAPSNVSESQLKELNIEITIDE; this is encoded by the coding sequence ATGAGAAACAAAATTTGCAAAGAACTCAATAATACAGATATTGGTAAATTAGTTAATTTATGCGGATGGGTAGATAGAAGAAGAGATCATGGTGGTGTAATTTTTATTGATTTAAGAGACCATAGTGGATTCCTACAAATCACAATTAACCCCGATGATGGTGCAGATTTATTTAATCAAGCAGAAACTCTAAGAAATGAGACAGTAATAATGGTTAGCGGAATTATTAATGAAAGGCCCAAAGATTCCATAAATACAAATTTAAGTACTGGAGAGTTAGAGCTTAAGGTTAAAGATTTGCAAATTCTCAACCAAATTAAAAAAAACTTACCTTTTCCAGTATCTATACATGATTATGAAAATACAAAAGAGGAACTCAGATTAAAGTATAGATACCTTGATTTAAGAAGGGGAAAATTACTAGAAAATTTAAAAACAAGACATAAGATTATTAAAGTTGCAAGAGAATTTCTTGATAATTTTGGATTTACAGAAGTAGAGACCCCATTACTTACAAAATCAACTCCAGAAGGTGCTCGCGATTTTCTTGTTCCTGCACGTCTTTCAAATGGAGAATTTTTTGCTTTACCTCAATCCCCACAACTATTCAAACAACTTTTAATGGTTGGAGGCCTGGACAAGTATTATCAAATCGCAAAATGTTTCCGTGATGAAGACTTAAGAGCAGATAGACAACCAGAGTTTACTCAATTAGATATTGAGATGAGCTTTATTAGTGAAGAAGAAATAATTTCTTTTAATGAAAGTCTCATAAAAAAAATATGGAAAGAAGTGTTAAATATTAATTTTAATAATGCTTTTCCAAGAATGTCATGGCAGGCAGCAATGGATAATTACGGCACTGATAGACCAGATACTAGATATCAAATGTTATTAAAAGATTTAGGAGGAGTATTAGGTGATATTGGATTTAATATTTTCACCAAGGCAATTAAATCTGGAGGTTCTATAAAATCCATTACAGTCAAAGGAGGTAATTCAAGTATTAGCAACGTAAGAATTAAACCAGGAGGTGATATCTTCCAAGTAGCTCAAGATGCAGGAGCAGGTGGTTTGGCCTTTATAAGGGTCAAAGGAGATGAGCTTGAGACTATTGGGGCAATTAAAAATAATTTAAGTGAAGCGCATACAGCTGATATTTTAAAAATCACAGAAGCAAAAGATGGAGACTTAATCCTCTTAGGAGCTGGAGATAAACAAATTGTCAATCAGTCATTAGATAGGGTTAGACAATATATCGCAAAAGACTTAAATCTCATTGATAAAAGTAAATGGAATTTCTTATGGGTAACTGACTTCCCGATGTTTGAGAGAAATGAAGAGGAAAATAGATATGAAGCTTTACATCATCCTTTTTGTTCACCAAAAAATATAAAATCTAAAGATTCTGAAAACTTGAAAAAAGAAATTGAGAGCTCTACAGCAAATGCTTATGACTTAGTTCTTAATGGATTGGAGTTAGGAGGTGGCTCTTTACGTATTCATGAAGCTAACTTACAAAGAGAGGTTCTGAAAACGGTAGGACTTACTGATAAAGAGATTGATGAAAAATTTGGATTTTTAATAGAAGCCTTAGAAATGGGTGCTCCTCCTCATGGTGGGATTGCGTTTGGATTAGATCGAATTACCATGCTGATCATTGGTGCAGATTCAATCAGAGAAACCATTGCTTTTCCAAAAAATCAACAAGCAAAATGTCTTCTCACAAATGCACCTTCAAATGTCTCTGAATCACAATTAAAAGAATTAAATATTGAAATAACAATTGATGAATAA
- a CDS encoding CTP synthase: MSKFVFVTGGVVSSIGKGIVAASLGRLLKSRGYSVSILKLDPYLNVDPGTMSPFQHGEVFVTEDGAETDLDLGHYERFTDTAMTRLNSVTTGSIYQAVINKERRGSYDGGTVQVIPHITGEIRERIHRVASNSNADIIITEIGGTVGDIESLPFLEAIREFKNDVNRNDVAYIHVTLLPYIKTSGEIKTKPTQHSVKELRSIGIQPDLLVCRSDKSINEALKKKLSGFCGVSINSVIEALDADSIYSVPLSLKKEGLCKETLKYLDLEDKKCDLKNWEQLIHNLRNPGAPIKVALVGKYIELGDAYLSVVEALRHACIEQKALLDLHWVSAEMIEKNSAETYLNEVDAIVVPGGFGNRGVNGKISAIKFARENKIPFLGLCLGMQCAVIEWARNIANLPDASSSELDPNTPNPVIHLLPEQEDVVDLGGTMRLGVYPCRLTKNTTGKNLYDEDVIYERHRHRYEFNNYYKQSFLDSGYKISGTSPDGRLVELIELENHPYFLACQYHPEFLSRPGKPHPLFKGLIKASQDKLTQSN, encoded by the coding sequence ATGTCAAAATTTGTATTTGTCACCGGGGGAGTAGTTTCTAGCATTGGTAAAGGAATTGTAGCTGCAAGCTTAGGAAGATTATTAAAGTCTAGGGGATACAGTGTTTCAATATTAAAACTAGATCCATATCTAAATGTTGATCCAGGCACGATGAGCCCTTTCCAACATGGAGAAGTATTTGTAACCGAAGATGGGGCTGAAACCGATCTAGATTTAGGTCACTATGAAAGATTCACTGATACTGCAATGACTAGGTTAAATAGTGTGACTACAGGATCTATCTATCAAGCAGTTATCAATAAAGAAAGAAGAGGTAGTTATGACGGTGGAACTGTGCAAGTAATACCTCACATAACGGGAGAAATAAGAGAAAGAATTCATAGAGTAGCCTCCAACAGTAATGCAGATATTATTATTACTGAAATTGGTGGAACAGTTGGTGATATTGAATCTCTACCTTTTTTAGAGGCAATAAGAGAATTCAAAAATGATGTCAATAGGAACGATGTTGCATACATACACGTAACATTACTTCCTTACATCAAAACCTCTGGCGAAATAAAAACTAAACCAACACAACATTCAGTTAAAGAATTAAGATCAATTGGAATTCAGCCAGATTTACTTGTATGCCGAAGTGATAAATCTATCAATGAAGCTCTTAAAAAGAAGCTTAGTGGTTTTTGCGGTGTGAGTATCAACTCTGTAATTGAAGCTTTAGACGCAGACAGTATTTATTCTGTACCTCTTTCTTTAAAAAAAGAAGGTTTATGTAAAGAAACCCTGAAGTATTTAGACCTTGAAGATAAAAAATGTGATTTGAAAAATTGGGAGCAACTAATACACAACCTAAGAAATCCTGGAGCTCCTATCAAAGTTGCTCTAGTGGGTAAATATATTGAACTTGGAGATGCATATTTATCCGTTGTTGAAGCTTTAAGACATGCATGCATTGAACAAAAGGCTTTATTAGATTTACATTGGGTAAGTGCTGAAATGATAGAAAAAAATTCAGCAGAAACTTACTTAAATGAGGTTGATGCAATTGTCGTACCCGGGGGATTTGGCAATAGAGGAGTAAATGGAAAAATTTCTGCTATAAAATTCGCAAGAGAAAATAAAATTCCCTTTTTAGGTTTGTGCCTTGGTATGCAATGTGCAGTTATAGAATGGGCCAGGAATATAGCTAATCTTCCAGATGCATCTAGTTCAGAACTAGACCCAAACACTCCCAATCCAGTGATACATTTATTACCAGAACAGGAAGATGTAGTTGATTTAGGTGGAACAATGAGACTTGGAGTCTATCCATGTAGATTGACAAAAAATACAACTGGAAAAAACTTATATGATGAGGATGTTATTTATGAGAGACATCGACATAGATATGAATTTAATAATTACTACAAACAAAGTTTTTTAGATTCTGGATACAAAATTAGTGGTACATCACCAGATGGCAGATTAGTTGAGTTAATTGAGTTAGAAAATCATCCTTACTTCTTAGCGTGTCAATATCATCCCGAGTTTTTATCACGACCTGGCAAACCTCATCCTTTATTTAAAGGTTTAATAAAAGCCTCTCAAGATAAGTTAACTCAATCAAATTAA
- a CDS encoding 7-carboxy-7-deazaguanine synthase QueE has product MTNFLPLVEQFHSLQGEGYHAGKSAFFVRLAGCKVGCSWCDTKNSWDEKKHPSIPIEKIIDRIKIAREKGASFCVITGGEPLQHNLDNFCKAIKKMKMGEETKPMKIHIETSGVNSISGSFDWITLSPKRHSPPKNYFLKNCNEIKIIINGIEDIEFAIQIKKETLKQDQLSKSEDGLKKENKIFYLQPAWNNANGFSLAIDFVKNNPDWKLSLQTHKYLKIN; this is encoded by the coding sequence ATGACAAATTTTTTACCCTTAGTCGAACAATTTCATTCATTACAAGGTGAAGGTTATCACGCTGGAAAAAGTGCTTTTTTTGTAAGATTAGCCGGATGTAAAGTTGGATGTTCTTGGTGCGATACCAAGAATTCATGGGACGAGAAAAAACACCCTTCTATACCAATTGAAAAAATAATAGATCGCATAAAAATTGCTAGAGAAAAAGGAGCATCTTTTTGCGTTATTACAGGCGGAGAACCTTTACAACATAACTTGGATAATTTTTGCAAAGCCATAAAAAAAATGAAAATGGGAGAAGAAACAAAGCCAATGAAGATTCATATTGAGACAAGTGGAGTAAATTCGATTTCAGGAAGCTTTGACTGGATTACTTTATCTCCTAAAAGACACTCACCTCCAAAAAATTATTTTTTAAAAAACTGTAATGAAATCAAAATAATCATAAATGGAATAGAAGATATCGAATTTGCTATTCAAATAAAAAAAGAAACTTTAAAACAAGATCAACTCTCTAAAAGCGAAGATGGCTTAAAAAAAGAAAATAAAATTTTTTATTTACAGCCAGCATGGAACAATGCGAATGGTTTTTCTCTTGCTATTGATTTCGTAAAAAATAACCCCGATTGGAAATTGAGCCTTCAAACTCACAAATACTTAAAAATTAATTGA
- the queC gene encoding 7-cyano-7-deazaguanine synthase QueC: MTLKNKSIVVLLSGGLDSSTVTGIAKKSEAKIFGLSFDYGQRHKKELNSASIIAKHFDIEEFKIIKLDLSLWGGSSLTDTQKNIPIEGVQTNKIPNTYVPGRNTIFISVALSYAEAIDADFIGLGVNALDYSGYPDCRPDYIKKFQELADLANKRGRENNPIKLWTPLLDLNKEEIIKLAFDNHVPLDKTWSCYSGNSKPCGKCDSCRIRNAAYEKWLNNKNKK; this comes from the coding sequence ATGACTCTTAAAAATAAATCGATAGTAGTTTTATTATCTGGAGGTTTAGATTCTTCTACAGTTACTGGTATCGCAAAAAAATCTGAAGCTAAAATTTTTGGCCTTTCCTTTGACTACGGTCAACGTCATAAAAAAGAATTAAATTCCGCATCAATAATTGCAAAACACTTTGATATCGAAGAATTTAAAATCATTAAGCTTGACTTATCTTTATGGGGAGGCTCGTCATTAACTGATACTCAAAAAAATATTCCGATAGAAGGAGTACAAACTAATAAAATTCCTAATACTTATGTTCCTGGGAGAAATACTATATTTATTTCCGTTGCACTAAGTTATGCAGAAGCAATAGATGCTGATTTTATAGGATTAGGAGTTAATGCACTAGATTATTCTGGTTACCCAGATTGCAGACCTGACTACATTAAAAAATTTCAAGAATTAGCAGATTTAGCCAATAAAAGAGGAAGAGAAAATAATCCAATAAAACTTTGGACACCACTATTAGATTTAAATAAAGAGGAAATTATTAAATTAGCTTTTGATAATCATGTCCCTTTAGATAAAACATGGAGTTGTTATTCGGGTAATTCAAAACCATGCGGTAAGTGTGATAGCTGCAGAATTAGAAATGCAGCTTATGAAAAATGGCTTAATAACAAAAATAAAAAATGA
- a CDS encoding anthranilate synthase component I family protein, producing MKIKKIILEKWIDPALITHHLTKKFGDKGLAWLDSDGKENGEWSIIGIKPKKIIQSRDINNLDKTNNPFNNLKNIEKGFWIGWLSYEAGVYIEPKNPWRKSNMATLWIASYDPIIKCNLIKKEIIIEGTNSSELMNYKNIINNIKNIEEENIIKTNLNFDFSKINLEEMAETFQKNILKLKKLISLGDIFQANLTTKCEIKSSKNYNPLDIYLKIRRKLRAPFGGIIINNDNYKEAVLSTSPERFIKIDNKNFVESRPIKGTRSRDKDLNQDALNAIDLITNEKDRAENIMIVDLIRNDLSKVCETGSIMVPEILKLESFLKVHHLTSVIRGKLKKDKNWIDLLKACWPGGSITGAPKLRSCQRLFELEECERGPYCGSFLKLDWNGEFDSNILIRSFLIKDKKINIYAGCGIVIDSNPEEETNELKWKLLPLIDSLR from the coding sequence ATGAAAATAAAAAAAATAATTCTAGAAAAATGGATAGATCCAGCACTGATTACGCATCATCTAACAAAAAAATTCGGAGATAAAGGATTAGCTTGGCTAGATAGTGATGGCAAAGAAAATGGGGAATGGTCAATAATAGGAATTAAACCTAAAAAAATAATCCAATCAAGAGATATCAATAACTTAGACAAAACTAATAATCCATTTAACAATTTAAAAAATATTGAAAAAGGATTTTGGATCGGATGGTTAAGTTATGAAGCTGGAGTTTATATAGAACCCAAAAATCCATGGCGAAAATCTAATATGGCAACTTTATGGATTGCATCATATGATCCAATCATTAAATGTAATCTAATAAAAAAAGAAATAATTATCGAAGGCACAAACTCATCTGAACTGATGAATTATAAAAATATAATCAACAATATAAAAAATATTGAAGAAGAAAATATTATTAAAACAAATTTGAATTTTGATTTTTCAAAAATAAATTTGGAAGAAATGGCTGAAACATTTCAGAAAAATATTCTAAAATTGAAAAAATTAATTTCCCTAGGGGATATATTTCAAGCAAACCTAACAACTAAATGCGAAATTAAATCTTCCAAAAACTATAATCCTCTAGATATTTATTTAAAAATAAGAAGGAAATTAAGAGCTCCCTTTGGAGGAATAATAATAAATAATGATAATTATAAAGAGGCTGTATTATCTACCTCGCCAGAAAGATTTATAAAAATAGATAATAAAAATTTTGTAGAATCAAGACCTATCAAAGGAACTAGATCCAGAGATAAGGATTTAAATCAAGACGCACTTAATGCTATCGATTTAATAACCAACGAAAAAGATAGAGCCGAAAATATTATGATTGTTGACCTAATAAGAAATGATTTAAGTAAAGTTTGCGAAACAGGAAGTATTATGGTGCCAGAAATATTAAAACTTGAAAGTTTCTTAAAAGTTCATCATCTAACTTCAGTAATCAGAGGCAAATTAAAAAAAGATAAAAACTGGATTGATTTACTAAAAGCTTGTTGGCCCGGGGGCTCTATAACTGGAGCACCTAAATTAAGATCATGCCAGAGACTTTTTGAATTAGAAGAATGTGAACGTGGACCATACTGTGGATCATTTTTGAAGCTTGACTGGAATGGAGAGTTTGACAGCAATATACTAATAAGATCATTTTTAATTAAAGACAAAAAAATCAATATATATGCTGGTTGCGGAATAGTTATTGACTCAAACCCTGAAGAGGAAACTAATGAACTAAAGTGGAAACTTTTACCGTTAATTGATTCACTAAGATGA